A single region of the Palaeococcus ferrophilus DSM 13482 genome encodes:
- a CDS encoding ABC transporter permease subunit: MVNRLTVAGAIIALYLIGALVTPHLVDERDIENWDSKEYWLDNPKLAPPEWVSFFNKGLPRGEKLKTKDGRTFEYDFHYSRAPKDMVIFINNSDSKRVSITIETPSGKRYTLYKGYPMKKILISRQVVRLMEIAKDKGLNTTETDILFGDSLLPVFFVKEGDKVAPEKGRYRITVNASGEVGVKVLGRTYGLMGTDVMGRNIWSGFLWGLRETVWMVLLTGTIAVFLGSLFGLVSSMTGKLGWLGDSLAKFSALLPVVPLMIALVPVMGEVSVGGRLEMSTFWFSTAIALALMGKVSRNVKAIVDVELSKDYVKSARAVGGSTWWILKHHISRVVLPYSIYQLSLLIPKIVALISLLGFFSAAPGFNWGTMLAMVINENQLYSGAWWLVLPIGFALAFFAFAFVLINREMEKRFMEVFY, translated from the coding sequence ATGGTTAACCGACTCACCGTTGCGGGAGCGATAATCGCACTGTACCTGATTGGGGCGCTGGTTACTCCCCATCTTGTTGATGAGAGGGACATAGAGAACTGGGATTCAAAGGAGTACTGGCTTGACAATCCGAAGCTGGCCCCTCCCGAATGGGTTTCATTCTTCAATAAGGGCCTTCCCAGGGGAGAGAAATTGAAGACCAAAGATGGCAGAACCTTTGAGTACGACTTCCACTACTCCCGGGCGCCAAAGGACATGGTTATCTTCATCAACAACTCAGACTCAAAAAGAGTCTCCATAACCATTGAAACGCCCTCAGGTAAGAGGTACACGCTCTACAAAGGCTACCCAATGAAAAAGATTCTGATAAGCCGGCAGGTCGTAAGGCTGATGGAGATAGCCAAAGACAAGGGGCTTAACACCACCGAGACCGACATCCTCTTCGGAGACTCCCTCCTCCCCGTATTTTTTGTAAAAGAGGGCGATAAGGTTGCTCCCGAGAAAGGGAGGTATAGAATCACCGTAAACGCCTCCGGGGAGGTTGGGGTCAAGGTTCTGGGAAGGACCTATGGGCTCATGGGTACAGACGTGATGGGGAGGAACATATGGTCGGGCTTCCTTTGGGGACTCAGGGAGACCGTTTGGATGGTCCTTTTGACCGGGACAATAGCGGTTTTCCTTGGTTCCCTCTTCGGGCTCGTTAGCTCAATGACCGGCAAGCTGGGATGGCTTGGTGACAGCCTCGCAAAGTTCTCCGCCCTCCTCCCCGTGGTGCCCCTCATGATAGCCCTCGTACCGGTTATGGGCGAAGTTTCAGTTGGTGGGAGGCTCGAGATGTCCACATTCTGGTTCTCCACGGCCATAGCGCTGGCCCTCATGGGGAAGGTCTCCAGAAACGTCAAGGCCATAGTTGACGTTGAGCTTTCAAAGGACTACGTTAAGTCCGCCCGGGCCGTGGGGGGCAGCACGTGGTGGATTCTCAAGCACCACATCTCCCGTGTCGTTCTGCCCTACTCAATCTATCAGCTTTCCCTCCTAATCCCGAAAATAGTTGCCCTTATATCGCTCCTCGGGTTCTTCTCGGCCGCACCGGGTTTTAACTGGGGCACGATGCTGGCCATGGTGATAAACGAGAACCAGCTCTACAGCGGGGCCTGGTGGCTCGTCCTCCCAATAGGGTTCGCCCTGGCATTTTTTGCCTTTGCCTTCGTGCTGATAAACAGAGAAATGGAAAAGAGGTTCATGGAGGTGTTCTATTAG
- a CDS encoding dihydroorotase, with product MFEMVLYGKVAFRGRILTGSIGVEKGRIARIALGELKGEETLRLPRGQVLLPGLVDVHVHLRDFEQANKETIESGTKAALHGGITVVFDMPNTKPPVMDARTFRMRELLFRGKSYADYAIGFLVSRNCGEAKSVNADFYKVFMGASTGGIFSEDFEGDYSCAPGVVSVHAEDAEIIGKNPQRPPEAEIRAIEKALNAAEKLRKPLNICHVSTAGGIRAVLEKALPWVSFEVTPHHLFLTKEDFEKNPLLKVYPPLRGERDRRALWENLSRIPIIASDHAPHTLEDKGAGAAGIPGLETEVALLLDAVNRGLMSLHDIVEKMHSNPIRIFNIMNKGFDVGRDADFTVVDLRREWVVKPEEFYTKAKWSPWEGRKLRGKVVKTFIRGELLMEEDDIFGKPAGRRVEVAAKG from the coding sequence GTGTTTGAAATGGTACTCTACGGTAAGGTCGCCTTTAGGGGAAGAATACTCACTGGAAGCATCGGGGTTGAGAAGGGGAGGATAGCCAGAATCGCCCTCGGGGAACTGAAGGGGGAGGAGACGCTGAGGTTGCCCCGCGGGCAGGTTCTTCTACCGGGTCTCGTGGACGTTCACGTCCACCTCAGGGACTTCGAGCAGGCGAACAAGGAAACCATCGAAAGCGGCACGAAGGCGGCCCTTCACGGAGGAATAACGGTAGTTTTTGACATGCCCAACACGAAGCCGCCCGTAATGGACGCGCGGACTTTCCGGATGAGGGAACTGCTCTTCAGAGGGAAATCGTACGCGGACTACGCCATTGGCTTTCTCGTGAGCAGGAACTGCGGGGAGGCGAAGAGCGTTAACGCCGACTTCTACAAAGTTTTCATGGGGGCCTCAACGGGGGGCATATTTTCGGAGGACTTCGAGGGTGATTACTCCTGCGCCCCGGGCGTTGTTAGCGTTCACGCTGAGGACGCGGAGATCATCGGCAAAAATCCCCAGCGGCCGCCTGAGGCCGAAATCAGGGCTATAGAAAAGGCATTAAACGCGGCAGAAAAACTGAGGAAGCCCCTCAACATATGCCACGTATCAACCGCCGGTGGGATAAGGGCAGTACTTGAGAAAGCTCTCCCGTGGGTGAGCTTCGAGGTTACCCCTCACCACCTCTTCCTGACCAAGGAAGACTTCGAGAAGAACCCGCTGCTCAAGGTCTATCCGCCCTTGAGGGGGGAAAGAGATAGAAGGGCCCTCTGGGAAAACCTCTCCCGAATTCCAATAATAGCGAGCGACCACGCGCCCCACACGCTCGAGGACAAGGGAGCGGGAGCCGCTGGAATTCCGGGGCTGGAGACGGAGGTTGCCCTTCTTTTGGATGCCGTAAACAGGGGGCTCATGAGCCTCCACGACATAGTCGAGAAGATGCACTCGAACCCGATTCGGATATTCAATATAATGAATAAGGGGTTTGACGTCGGGAGGGACGCGGATTTCACGGTCGTTGACCTAAGGAGGGAGTGGGTGGTGAAACCTGAGGAGTTCTACACCAAGGCCAAATGGAGTCCCTGGGAGGGACGGAAGCTGAGAGGGAAGGTCGTTAAGACGTTCATCCGTGGGGAGCTCCTTATGGAGGAGGATGATATCTTTGGAAAACCCGCTGGAAGGAGGGTGGAAGTTGCTGCGAAGGGTTGA
- a CDS encoding ABC transporter permease: protein MRWSDLKESIVEFVYEYKKEKSGMLGVFLLLLLVATAVFAPYITEPNIPDKWTNSQAWFGNPQAVPPTWFDMFTSKKLSEHSVYDINSDNVKITQLDEKTVLLEVTYTFDDKYYYPPKGILVSGFNTTVKSRRKPVKVDVTWVRPDGKEVTIVTRKSVSSSTTINIGGDGEISKEVYKWLYKETTGQEISDMDIPIDKVLTSDMVFPLFAKVESGMNPDDILSNPEPLHGTYTLKLTFKKRYPEDQINFENLKIVFQGRVYGAMGTDYLGRDLWAGLVWGSRVSLVIGILVSVISTLVGIIYGVTSAYLGGNVDELMMRINEIFSSIPSLPILILLGASLKGHITLWIIVGMLVLFGWVGVARVARSMAFQIKEQVYVEAARALGAGNGRIIFKHIVPQLLPYAFASMALGVPGAVIAEASLSFLGLGDPTQVTWGQILNAAQTQAATLKGYWWWVIPPGIGIALVGLTFVLIGLSLDKILNPRLKRL from the coding sequence ATGAGATGGTCAGACCTTAAAGAGAGCATCGTCGAGTTCGTCTACGAGTATAAAAAAGAGAAGAGCGGTATGCTCGGAGTATTCCTCCTGTTGCTCCTCGTCGCGACGGCGGTGTTCGCACCCTACATAACCGAGCCGAACATCCCCGATAAGTGGACGAACTCGCAGGCATGGTTCGGAAACCCACAGGCCGTGCCTCCCACGTGGTTCGACATGTTCACGTCAAAGAAGCTCTCAGAGCACAGCGTGTACGATATCAACAGTGATAACGTGAAGATAACCCAGCTCGATGAGAAGACCGTGCTCCTCGAGGTGACCTACACCTTCGACGATAAGTACTACTACCCGCCGAAGGGCATACTCGTCTCGGGCTTCAACACCACCGTGAAGAGCAGGAGAAAGCCCGTAAAGGTTGACGTTACGTGGGTAAGGCCCGACGGAAAGGAGGTCACTATTGTCACGAGGAAGTCCGTGAGCTCAAGCACCACCATAAACATCGGTGGAGACGGTGAGATATCCAAGGAAGTGTACAAGTGGCTCTACAAGGAGACCACGGGCCAGGAGATAAGCGACATGGACATACCCATAGACAAGGTTCTCACCTCGGACATGGTGTTCCCGCTCTTCGCGAAGGTCGAGAGCGGAATGAACCCCGACGATATACTCTCAAACCCCGAGCCCCTCCATGGAACCTACACGCTCAAGCTCACGTTCAAGAAGCGCTACCCTGAGGATCAGATCAACTTCGAGAACCTCAAGATAGTCTTCCAGGGTAGGGTCTACGGAGCCATGGGTACGGACTACCTCGGAAGGGACCTCTGGGCAGGCCTCGTATGGGGAAGCAGGGTCTCACTCGTAATAGGTATCCTCGTGTCGGTCATCAGTACGCTAGTTGGAATAATCTACGGAGTCACGAGCGCGTACCTCGGCGGAAACGTGGACGAGCTCATGATGAGAATCAACGAGATATTCTCATCCATCCCGAGCCTTCCGATACTCATCCTCCTCGGAGCAAGCCTCAAGGGACACATAACCCTCTGGATCATCGTGGGAATGCTCGTCCTCTTCGGATGGGTCGGGGTTGCGAGGGTTGCCAGGAGTATGGCATTCCAGATAAAGGAGCAGGTCTACGTTGAGGCGGCGAGGGCACTTGGAGCCGGCAACGGAAGGATCATCTTCAAGCACATCGTGCCCCAGCTCCTGCCGTACGCCTTCGCATCCATGGCCCTCGGTGTTCCGGGAGCCGTTATCGCGGAGGCTTCACTGAGCTTCCTTGGTCTCGGTGACCCGACCCAGGTAACGTGGGGACAGATACTCAACGCGGCCCAGACGCAGGCTGCCACGCTCAAAGGCTACTGGTGGTGGGTGATTCCGCCCGGAATCGGAATCGCTCTGGTCGGCCTTACTTTCGTCCTCATAGGCCTGTCACTGGATAAGATACTCAACCCGAGGCTTAAGAGACTGTGA
- a CDS encoding ATP-binding protein has translation MLKCSLCIHDERTAKIDIVDGKPLCRECRDFLAHPPDRERIRRELDELMKDVDKAILAFSGGKDSVVALYLAKEVYRVPELEAVMVDHGFMAEEAIANAERIASSLGVPFTVLRHDYSDIFREALSKGDSPCRACSRRTMGILKAHAKRRGYRYIITGHELPFGHRAYRVMSGGIVQIRLLTLMSEEERFEILKKLPFEFPELPGYTTNCLVLGPALELYWKKRGYGFEHRRLAALVRYGLMDRERAEREASPPRVPEEQRELVLKRLRIWPKENG, from the coding sequence ATGCTTAAGTGTTCACTCTGCATCCACGACGAGAGGACGGCGAAGATAGACATCGTTGATGGGAAGCCCCTATGCAGGGAGTGCAGGGACTTCCTAGCCCATCCGCCCGACAGGGAGAGGATTAGGAGAGAACTTGATGAGCTTATGAAGGACGTTGATAAAGCTATTCTCGCATTCTCCGGCGGGAAGGACAGCGTCGTTGCCCTCTACCTGGCCAAAGAAGTTTACAGGGTGCCGGAGCTTGAGGCGGTGATGGTTGACCACGGCTTCATGGCGGAGGAGGCCATAGCGAACGCCGAGAGGATAGCCTCTTCCCTCGGGGTTCCCTTCACCGTTCTCCGCCACGACTATTCGGATATCTTCAGGGAGGCCCTCTCCAAGGGCGATTCCCCGTGCAGGGCCTGCTCGAGGAGGACGATGGGCATCCTGAAGGCCCACGCCAAAAGGAGGGGCTACCGCTACATCATAACCGGCCATGAGCTCCCCTTCGGGCACAGGGCTTACAGGGTCATGAGCGGAGGGATAGTCCAGATAAGGCTTTTAACCCTCATGAGCGAGGAGGAGCGCTTTGAGATTTTGAAGAAGCTTCCCTTCGAGTTTCCCGAGCTGCCCGGCTACACCACGAACTGCCTCGTCCTCGGGCCCGCTCTCGAGCTTTACTGGAAGAAGAGGGGCTACGGCTTTGAGCACCGCAGGCTGGCCGCCCTCGTGAGGTACGGGCTCATGGATAGGGAGAGGGCCGAGCGCGAAGCTTCCCCTCCCCGGGTTCCCGAGGAGCAGCGGGAACTCGTCCTCAAAAGGCTCAGGATATGGCCGAAAGAGAATGGGTGA
- a CDS encoding ABC transporter ATP-binding protein, which produces MAKKVLEVKDLKMYYFASRGVVKAVDNISFDLHKGEVLGLAGESGCGKSSLGFTLMGMPTPPGKIVGGSVKVDGREIVGLPEDVLRKEIRWQKIAMIFQGAMNALNPVYTIGYQMIEPLLYHKGMEREEAIDRAQKYLELVGLPPEIVDRYPHELSGGMKQRVVIAMALLLEPEVVIADEPTTALDVVVQAQIINLMKKLKKELGLSMIFITHDLSILAEISDRVAIMYAGKLVEIGDSKKIYYEPAHPYTQKLLAAIPRLHEDVEKLEFIPGQPPNLISPPAGCRFHPRCPYAMEVCREQIPQLKEVDKDHYAACWLL; this is translated from the coding sequence ATGGCAAAGAAAGTCCTTGAAGTTAAGGATCTTAAGATGTACTACTTCGCCTCGAGGGGTGTCGTCAAGGCCGTTGACAACATCAGCTTTGACCTTCACAAGGGAGAAGTGCTCGGACTTGCCGGAGAGAGCGGATGCGGCAAGTCCTCCCTTGGTTTTACCCTTATGGGAATGCCCACGCCCCCCGGAAAGATCGTAGGCGGCAGCGTTAAAGTGGACGGAAGGGAAATCGTCGGCCTCCCCGAGGACGTGCTCAGGAAGGAGATAAGGTGGCAGAAGATAGCCATGATATTCCAGGGTGCCATGAACGCCCTCAACCCGGTCTACACCATAGGCTACCAGATGATAGAGCCCCTCCTCTACCACAAGGGAATGGAGAGAGAGGAGGCCATAGACAGGGCCCAGAAGTACCTCGAGCTCGTCGGCCTTCCCCCGGAAATCGTTGACCGCTACCCCCACGAGCTCAGCGGTGGAATGAAGCAGCGTGTCGTCATAGCCATGGCCCTCCTCCTCGAGCCGGAGGTCGTCATTGCGGACGAGCCGACCACGGCCCTTGACGTCGTCGTTCAGGCCCAGATCATCAACCTCATGAAGAAGCTCAAGAAGGAACTCGGGCTCTCGATGATATTCATCACCCACGACCTGAGCATCCTCGCCGAGATAAGCGACCGCGTTGCCATCATGTACGCAGGAAAGCTCGTGGAGATAGGGGACAGCAAGAAGATTTACTACGAGCCTGCCCACCCGTACACCCAGAAACTCCTCGCCGCCATACCGAGGCTTCACGAGGACGTTGAAAAGCTCGAATTCATCCCGGGACAGCCACCAAACCTCATAAGCCCACCCGCCGGATGCCGCTTCCACCCGAGGTGCCCCTACGCAATGGAAGTGTGCAGGGAGCAGATACCGCAGCTGAAGGAAGTTGATAAGGACCACTACGCCGCATGCTGGTTGCTGTGA
- a CDS encoding radical SAM protein — MSWEEFARSMGVEPRILENKEARLLKEFVMDLKFPTHCQGCQGLDLSNPNPVHHPSYELTPACNHDCIFCYSNVAVKLGKAPKPGYYGWERPYAITVSQYGEPLMSRRIVEVNRMLRERFPDARLDLQTNGSLLTEELWAKLDFDLVMISLDAASRERHLKITNANTFENVVNALKIVGEDKSVRSVVRTIFMPGINDEDIPRIAELAASLGVDEMMLQPLTIHELNVERLKKAGLDFERAESVAEFLKAAMEAKKFIDVRISGCQLAIYRTMDAITLFGARRVARDVVPIVKREREGL; from the coding sequence ATGAGCTGGGAGGAGTTCGCGAGGAGTATGGGGGTCGAGCCCCGTATCCTTGAGAACAAAGAGGCGAGACTTTTAAAGGAGTTCGTGATGGATTTGAAGTTCCCCACCCACTGTCAGGGCTGTCAGGGCCTTGATTTGAGCAATCCCAACCCCGTCCACCACCCGAGCTACGAGCTCACACCTGCGTGCAACCACGACTGCATATTCTGCTACTCGAACGTAGCGGTGAAACTCGGAAAGGCGCCGAAACCGGGCTATTACGGCTGGGAAAGGCCCTATGCCATAACCGTCTCCCAGTACGGGGAGCCCCTCATGAGCAGGAGGATAGTTGAGGTCAACAGGATGCTCCGCGAGCGCTTCCCGGATGCGAGGCTCGACCTCCAGACCAACGGCTCCCTCCTGACGGAGGAGCTTTGGGCGAAGCTCGACTTCGACCTCGTCATGATAAGCCTCGACGCGGCGAGCAGGGAAAGGCACCTAAAGATCACCAACGCCAACACCTTTGAAAACGTTGTGAACGCCCTCAAAATCGTTGGGGAAGACAAGTCAGTCCGCTCTGTCGTGAGGACGATCTTCATGCCCGGCATAAACGATGAGGACATACCGAGGATAGCGGAGCTTGCCGCTTCCCTCGGTGTTGATGAGATGATGCTTCAACCTCTCACCATCCACGAACTGAACGTTGAGCGGTTGAAGAAAGCGGGCCTTGACTTTGAGAGGGCCGAAAGTGTCGCGGAGTTCCTCAAGGCGGCCATGGAGGCCAAAAAATTCATTGATGTGCGCATAAGCGGCTGCCAGCTCGCCATCTACAGGACTATGGATGCCATAACCCTCTTCGGCGCGAGGAGGGTTGCGCGCGATGTGGTGCCCATAGTGAAGAGGGAGCGGGAGGGCCTGTGA
- a CDS encoding dihydroorotate dehydrogenase electron transfer subunit, producing the protein MLRRVELLETWEVAKDVKAFRFDEKLEFRAGQFIMAWLPGVGEKPFSLAWEDFIVVKRVGSFTTKLFELGEGDYLWIRGPYGRGFDPRGERLALVGGGIGIPPLYAFARQNKGKFEHLTLIYGARSREELALMDVENYVDEVVITTDDGSAGREGFPTEVLAEEKGKFDQVYACGPEAMLKAVLKVMDYKNVQISAERYMKCGIGVCGSCNLGKYLVCRDGPVFDGELLRGTL; encoded by the coding sequence TTGCTGCGAAGGGTTGAACTTTTGGAAACGTGGGAAGTGGCGAAGGACGTTAAAGCCTTCAGGTTCGATGAAAAGTTAGAGTTCAGGGCGGGGCAGTTCATAATGGCGTGGCTTCCCGGTGTGGGTGAAAAGCCGTTCAGCCTCGCGTGGGAAGACTTCATAGTCGTCAAGCGCGTCGGGTCATTCACCACAAAGCTGTTCGAGCTCGGGGAGGGTGATTACCTCTGGATTAGGGGGCCCTACGGGAGGGGCTTTGACCCGAGGGGAGAAAGGCTGGCCCTCGTTGGCGGCGGCATAGGGATTCCTCCGCTATATGCGTTCGCGAGGCAGAATAAAGGAAAGTTTGAGCATCTCACGCTTATCTACGGCGCCCGTTCGAGGGAGGAGCTCGCGCTGATGGACGTTGAGAACTACGTGGACGAGGTTGTAATAACCACGGACGACGGCTCTGCGGGGAGGGAGGGCTTTCCAACGGAAGTACTCGCCGAGGAAAAGGGGAAGTTCGACCAGGTCTACGCCTGCGGGCCGGAGGCAATGCTCAAGGCCGTGCTGAAGGTTATGGACTACAAAAACGTCCAAATCTCGGCTGAGAGGTACATGAAGTGTGGTATAGGCGTCTGCGGCTCCTGCAACCTTGGAAAGTACCTCGTGTGTAGGGACGGGCCTGTCTTTGATGGGGAACTCTTGAGGGGAACCCTCTGA
- a CDS encoding ABC transporter substrate-binding protein, producing the protein MLFSIFAAPMLRPVAAATADDAKARYEADIAWANERGHLVISNGPYILDKYVPENLYLKLVKFNGERNVFTDTLPHDGYADVIEYQGVQGQENVILQIAKGEFDMGMFAFSAGTYSGLGEDITSNLNLFKSASSYNELSFNTYHDPDKDAPIVTVGDQVYFNPFAIREVRFAMNWLVNREYIVQNIYQGSGAPMLGCIRPSHPADKYFEPVYDALGLTPEGDEQLGIEMITEAMEAAKDKVAQYGHELKLEGGYWTFDGKPIEINFIIRIEDERKDIGLYVSKQLQKAGFKVNELLWDRQKAGGVVFAEPPSNYKWNIYTGGWGTSGLPSVWIDDYTAWFYAAWYGYVPGAVEPKHKNTVTVQDFLEEVGDGDADAGLQAIGATYYKSASDLGDMLQWTEEELTQLLTLFNVEINGKTYTLDNADQYWDLQKISMGIGIMESARVFIVEQWEFYPANKQRISKILSDPNVGIGQRWSVMSAETPDKTLKIAQFASTGALFMSAFQPVGGLSDVYSVRIWNLVHDFGGTNNFDGVYTPYRCKWELEKGEFTVPESAVIYNQTEGWVAANAGETAPVKVKVTCDFTEWHNGMKMSIDDLKYYIAFLYTWAYQDGPDDKYYDEGLSGTAASLQNILGFEFTDDGYVAYGTYKHPIADDITAGFYVFYPSLPWEIYYAMGELVANANAYGIDKVYSFSSSGEGVNWLDLLTKEHVDDLVTVMKQLEANNPVPAPISGETPTPTQTTTTQTTTTTEQPSGEKTVTVTETVKETVTKTNTETITQTTTVTETAQGGVCGPAAIGLFALLPLLALRKKRE; encoded by the coding sequence ATGCTGTTTAGCATTTTCGCTGCCCCTATGCTAAGACCAGTGGCCGCAGCCACTGCAGATGACGCCAAGGCCAGGTATGAGGCCGACATTGCCTGGGCAAACGAGCGTGGCCACCTCGTGATAAGCAATGGTCCGTACATTCTTGACAAGTATGTTCCAGAGAACCTCTACCTCAAGCTCGTCAAGTTCAACGGGGAGAGGAACGTCTTCACCGATACCCTTCCGCACGACGGTTATGCTGACGTTATTGAGTACCAGGGTGTCCAGGGTCAGGAGAACGTTATTCTCCAGATCGCCAAGGGCGAGTTCGACATGGGTATGTTCGCCTTCTCCGCCGGAACCTACAGCGGTCTCGGCGAGGACATAACCAGCAACCTCAACCTCTTCAAGAGCGCCAGCTCATACAACGAGCTCTCGTTTAACACCTACCACGACCCTGATAAGGACGCTCCCATCGTCACCGTTGGTGACCAGGTTTACTTCAACCCCTTCGCCATTAGAGAAGTCAGGTTCGCCATGAACTGGCTCGTCAACAGGGAGTACATCGTCCAGAACATCTACCAGGGTAGCGGTGCCCCAATGCTCGGCTGTATAAGGCCCTCTCACCCGGCTGACAAGTACTTCGAGCCCGTCTACGACGCCCTTGGCCTCACCCCCGAGGGTGACGAACAGCTCGGTATTGAGATGATTACCGAGGCCATGGAGGCCGCCAAGGACAAGGTCGCCCAGTACGGTCACGAGCTTAAGCTCGAGGGCGGCTACTGGACCTTCGACGGCAAGCCTATCGAGATCAACTTCATCATCCGTATAGAGGACGAGAGGAAGGACATTGGTCTCTACGTCTCAAAGCAGCTCCAGAAGGCCGGATTCAAGGTTAACGAGCTCCTCTGGGACAGGCAGAAGGCAGGTGGTGTCGTCTTCGCCGAGCCGCCGAGCAACTACAAGTGGAACATCTACACCGGTGGTTGGGGTACCAGCGGTCTCCCGAGCGTCTGGATTGACGACTACACCGCCTGGTTCTACGCCGCCTGGTACGGCTACGTCCCAGGTGCCGTCGAGCCCAAGCACAAGAACACCGTTACCGTTCAGGACTTCCTCGAGGAGGTCGGCGATGGCGATGCCGACGCCGGACTCCAGGCCATAGGAGCGACCTACTACAAGAGCGCTTCCGACCTCGGCGACATGCTCCAGTGGACCGAGGAGGAACTCACCCAGCTCCTCACGCTCTTCAACGTCGAGATCAACGGCAAGACCTACACTCTCGACAACGCCGATCAGTACTGGGACCTCCAGAAGATTTCAATGGGTATCGGTATCATGGAGAGCGCCAGGGTCTTCATCGTCGAGCAGTGGGAGTTCTACCCGGCTAACAAGCAGAGGATAAGCAAGATACTCTCAGACCCGAACGTCGGTATCGGCCAGCGCTGGAGCGTTATGAGCGCCGAGACCCCGGACAAGACCCTTAAGATCGCCCAGTTCGCCTCAACCGGTGCCCTCTTCATGAGCGCCTTCCAGCCGGTCGGCGGTCTTAGCGACGTTTACAGCGTCAGGATATGGAACCTTGTCCACGACTTTGGAGGAACCAACAACTTCGACGGTGTCTACACGCCCTACAGGTGCAAGTGGGAGCTTGAGAAGGGCGAGTTCACCGTTCCTGAGAGCGCTGTTATCTACAACCAGACAGAGGGTTGGGTTGCCGCCAACGCCGGCGAGACCGCACCCGTTAAGGTCAAGGTCACCTGCGACTTCACCGAGTGGCACAACGGCATGAAGATGAGCATAGACGACCTCAAGTACTACATCGCGTTCCTCTACACCTGGGCTTACCAGGACGGTCCGGACGACAAGTACTACGATGAGGGTCTCTCAGGTACCGCCGCCTCACTCCAGAACATCCTCGGTTTCGAGTTCACCGACGACGGTTACGTCGCCTACGGTACCTACAAGCACCCGATTGCCGACGATATCACCGCCGGATTCTACGTGTTCTACCCGAGCCTCCCGTGGGAGATCTACTACGCCATGGGCGAGCTCGTGGCCAACGCGAACGCTTACGGTATTGACAAGGTCTACTCCTTCAGCAGCAGTGGAGAGGGCGTCAACTGGCTCGACCTCCTCACCAAGGAGCACGTGGATGACCTCGTCACCGTCATGAAGCAGCTCGAGGCCAACAACCCGGTTCCCGCCCCAATCAGCGGCGAGACCCCGACCCCGACCCAGACCACGACCACCCAGACCACCACGACCACCGAGCAGCCCAGCGGTGAGAAGACCGTGACAGTCACCGAGACCGTCAAGGAGACCGTTACCAAGACCAACACCGAGACGATAACCCAGACCACCACCGTCACCGAGACCGCCCAGGGCGGCGTCTGCGGTCCGGCTGCCATAGGCCTCTTCGCCCTCCTGCCGCTCCTGGCGCTCAGGAAGAAGAGGGAGTGA
- a CDS encoding ABC transporter permease, whose protein sequence is MGYGRYLAFRIVNAIVVLIIVTFLISALFVKAAEESNQAKMLEELLQWEKAEGNRIKQTQGMEAFEQAKKGKEAELRKRYELDKPYWQKVITKSVRTLKLDFGKTSMPIFGTNNVKSIIGQALPRTILLFTTGTLIVILIGLLLGVKAARDAGSVFDRGLSIFALLTYSLPMWWTGMLMLLIFAYKLSLFPLSSMPDPNLTGMAHVRDLAYRLALPVLTYVFVAFGGWAWTTRNIMIGTLQEDFIMAARAKGVPERKIIYGHALRAAAPPIVTMTIFSLLGSLGGAIITESVFNWPGMGRLYWTALQQNETNLLIGLTYFFTILFLASVIIADMAYGYLDPRVKVGRSAKM, encoded by the coding sequence ATGGGATACGGACGGTACCTCGCATTCAGAATTGTAAACGCCATTGTGGTGTTGATAATCGTTACCTTCCTCATCTCGGCGCTTTTCGTCAAAGCAGCCGAGGAAAGCAATCAGGCGAAAATGCTGGAAGAACTTCTCCAATGGGAGAAGGCGGAAGGTAACAGGATAAAGCAAACCCAGGGTATGGAAGCCTTTGAACAGGCCAAGAAAGGTAAAGAGGCAGAGCTCAGAAAGAGATACGAGCTCGACAAGCCCTACTGGCAGAAGGTCATAACAAAATCCGTGCGTACGCTGAAACTTGACTTTGGAAAGACTAGTATGCCCATATTCGGAACCAACAACGTTAAGAGCATCATCGGTCAGGCCCTTCCAAGAACTATACTCCTCTTCACCACCGGAACGTTGATAGTTATCCTCATCGGTCTTCTCCTCGGTGTTAAAGCCGCAAGGGACGCGGGAAGCGTGTTCGACAGGGGACTCTCAATATTCGCGCTTCTAACCTACAGTCTGCCCATGTGGTGGACCGGAATGCTAATGCTCCTCATCTTCGCATACAAGCTCTCACTCTTCCCGCTATCATCAATGCCAGACCCCAACCTCACGGGCATGGCCCACGTTAGAGATTTGGCCTACAGGCTTGCCCTCCCGGTGCTCACGTACGTCTTCGTCGCCTTCGGTGGATGGGCCTGGACGACGAGGAACATCATGATAGGAACCCTCCAGGAGGACTTCATCATGGCGGCGAGGGCCAAGGGTGTTCCCGAGAGGAAGATCATCTACGGTCACGCCCTCAGGGCGGCAGCCCCGCCGATAGTCACAATGACCATATTCTCGCTCCTCGGTTCCCTCGGAGGTGCCATCATTACGGAGAGCGTTTTCAACTGGCCGGGAATGGGAAGGCTTTACTGGACCGCCCTCCAGCAGAACGAGACCAACCTCCTCATAGGACTCACGTACTTCTTCACAATACTCTTCCTGGCTTCGGTCATAATAGCGGACATGGCGTACGGTTACCTCGACCCGAGGGTCAAGGTCGGTAGGTCAGCCAAGATGTGA